A single Candidatus Thermoplasmatota archaeon DNA region contains:
- a CDS encoding NAD-dependent epimerase/dehydratase family protein, translated as MKVLVTGSSGQLGSYVSELLVPSHRIVGMDIRPQPFESLKGISINGDITEPADVRNAISGVDAVIHCAAQVSVEKSLEDPLSDARTNVLGTVNLLHESVSAGVKRFIYVSSAAVFGPPKYIPIDESHPTLPISNYGASKLAGEKYTLAYAKTSSMEVASVRPFNFYSVRADPQSPYSGVITKFIARLKAGKAPIIEGDGRQTRDFIHARDVASMLKLVLEKKDLNGELFNCGSGLSTSVLDLAQKAIAASGLPLKPEFTSPRVGDIKESMSNNAKVRGVLGFKVRISLQEGLAELMR; from the coding sequence ATGAAGGTATTGGTCACGGGCAGCTCTGGGCAGCTCGGTTCCTATGTCTCGGAGCTGCTTGTGCCGAGTCACAGGATTGTGGGTATGGACATAAGGCCGCAGCCATTCGAGTCGCTCAAGGGGATCTCGATCAATGGGGACATAACGGAACCTGCGGACGTGCGGAACGCGATCAGCGGTGTGGACGCCGTGATCCACTGCGCCGCCCAGGTAAGTGTCGAAAAGTCTCTCGAGGACCCTCTCTCGGACGCCCGCACGAACGTTCTCGGCACCGTGAACCTGCTCCATGAGAGCGTTTCGGCCGGCGTCAAGAGGTTCATCTATGTCAGTTCGGCGGCCGTCTTCGGACCGCCAAAATACATACCAATAGACGAGAGCCATCCGACGCTGCCTATCAGCAACTATGGTGCAAGCAAGCTGGCGGGCGAGAAGTACACGCTCGCCTACGCCAAAACCAGCTCGATGGAGGTGGCCTCGGTCAGGCCCTTCAATTTCTACTCAGTGAGAGCAGACCCTCAGAGCCCATACTCGGGCGTGATCACGAAGTTCATCGCTCGCCTCAAGGCTGGGAAGGCTCCGATCATAGAAGGCGACGGGAGACAGACAAGAGACTTCATACACGCGCGCGATGTGGCCTCGATGCTCAAGCTCGTTCTCGAGAAGAAGGACCTGAATGGCGAATTGTTCAACTGCGGTAGCGGCCTGTCGACGAGCGTCCTCGACCTGGCGCAGAAGGCGATCGCAGCATCTGGCCTTCCGCTGAAGCCGGAGTTCACTTCTCCGAGGGTGGGCGACATCAAGGAGAGCATGTCGAACAACGCGAAGGTGCGGGGAGTGCTCGGGTTCAAGGTTAGGATATCGCTCCAAGAAGGTCTTGCAGAGCTCATGAGATGA
- a CDS encoding Gfo/Idh/MocA family oxidoreductase: MRVGVIGVGSMGQNHARILAEKGLLDCVSDIVPEISKTVAEKHSIKHFLGYQELLKTGVDAVIIVTPTGTHEKIAQEAIRAGKHVLLEKPMTGSSEKLKELVDLAKKNKVVLAGGFTERYNPVVSFVKQSLNSGIFGELITAATRRVSSMPSRIRDVGVIMDLGVHDIDVVQHVVGRPAKSVYALGGHGKGVKYEDHANILIDFEGGTTGFIEVNWLTPMKVRKLALTCSKNFVEADYMDQAALVCSSTFKQFDSGNLFNVPLEFDLRRIALKKEEPLKRELADFIAAIEDGKEPLVAGETAIETLKIAEAALESMRSGKKVKIE, translated from the coding sequence ATGCGCGTAGGGGTCATCGGCGTCGGCTCCATGGGCCAGAACCATGCGCGGATACTTGCCGAGAAAGGTCTCTTGGATTGCGTATCCGACATCGTTCCTGAGATTTCGAAGACGGTGGCTGAGAAGCACTCCATCAAGCATTTCCTGGGCTACCAAGAGCTGCTGAAGACTGGAGTGGATGCCGTCATTATCGTCACCCCCACGGGCACGCACGAGAAGATCGCCCAGGAGGCCATTCGCGCCGGGAAGCATGTCCTGCTTGAGAAGCCGATGACCGGCAGCTCTGAGAAACTCAAGGAGCTGGTGGACCTTGCTAAGAAGAACAAGGTCGTCCTTGCCGGAGGCTTCACTGAGAGATACAACCCTGTTGTCTCCTTTGTGAAGCAGAGCCTCAATTCCGGGATTTTCGGCGAGCTAATCACGGCCGCAACGAGGCGCGTCTCATCGATGCCGTCCAGGATACGCGACGTGGGGGTCATAATGGACCTCGGAGTCCACGACATCGATGTCGTCCAGCACGTAGTGGGCAGGCCTGCGAAATCCGTCTATGCTCTAGGAGGTCATGGCAAAGGCGTCAAGTACGAGGACCATGCGAACATACTTATCGATTTCGAAGGTGGGACGACGGGATTCATCGAGGTGAACTGGCTGACTCCGATGAAGGTACGAAAACTCGCTCTCACTTGCAGCAAGAACTTCGTGGAGGCGGATTACATGGACCAGGCGGCGCTCGTGTGCTCATCGACCTTCAAGCAGTTCGACAGCGGCAACCTGTTCAATGTGCCGCTCGAGTTCGACCTGCGAAGAATAGCTCTGAAGAAGGAGGAGCCCCTAAAGAGGGAGCTGGCAGACTTCATTGCCGCTATAGAAGACGGAAAGGAGCCCTTGGTAGCGGGGGAGACGGCGATCGAGACATTGAAGATTGCAGAGGCGGCCTTGGAGTCCATGAGATCCGGAAAGAAGGTCAAGATCGAGTGA
- a CDS encoding methytransferase partner Trm112 codes for MKRKLMDILACPVCKTHPLELTVKREDDKEVVEGAIRCPKCKVDYPIEDGIPNMLPPEK; via the coding sequence ATGAAGAGGAAGCTGATGGACATTCTAGCGTGCCCCGTCTGCAAGACGCACCCACTCGAGCTCACGGTCAAGCGGGAGGATGACAAGGAAGTTGTGGAGGGCGCGATCAGATGCCCTAAGTGCAAGGTGGACTATCCCATCGAGGACGGCATACCGAACATGCTGCCGCCCGAGAAGTGA